The following proteins are co-located in the Paenibacillus sp. FSL H8-0079 genome:
- the nirB gene encoding nitrite reductase large subunit NirB — MSRSKLVIIGNGMAGVKCVEEIIALEPDTYEIVIYGNEPRPNYNRIMLSKVLQGEHSLQDIIINDWTWYAKHHIRLCTGETVHRIDTRGKYIETESGLKETYDVLILATGSSPFIPPIPGIDKERVMSFRTIDDCTRMSDYSKEYRKAAVIGGGLLGLEAARGLLHLGMEAVVVHNAPYIMNRQLDQKAASMLQQELEDQGMSFLLAKNTQKITGRSQAQGLLFTDGSKLEAQVVIVAVGIRPNVDLARRSGIATNRAIMVDDYMRTSVPDIYAVGECAEHRGISYGLVAPLYEQGKVLARTLCGQETPEYKGSIPYSQLKVSGVDVFSAGEISGEGMQTAIQHLDGIQGTYKKVLMQAGKVRGAILFGDIAEGTALLGLVQRGADVAELAPREGSPDPAEMAAAALPAQETVCACNNVTKATIMKAIQEQGLETADQVKEQTKASGSCGGCRPMVAALLKHTHNLKKSGGTGVVATPDKPAPMPVCSCTELGHAELKEMLNNSVGPRKVHVDRHDYQPVISLKRDLPLILQKLGWGSELGCTVCRPVIHYYLQVSTRTIHDQEIESAQEIQVRWDNQIPLSSYARDAGGLATQLRTYWIGAVMPSPVSIGVAPGPGSLVSALVQDIGLLASPAGWEIYAGGHAEHPVKQGGLLGVAETEVQAATLASACLQWYRQTAWYDEPLWAWTERLGFMSIRETLLDDQLQRELAATLHADI, encoded by the coding sequence ATGAGCAGAAGCAAACTGGTGATTATCGGGAATGGCATGGCTGGAGTGAAGTGTGTCGAAGAGATTATCGCACTGGAGCCTGATACGTATGAGATTGTAATTTACGGCAATGAACCCCGTCCCAACTACAATCGGATCATGTTATCGAAAGTATTGCAGGGTGAGCATTCGTTACAGGATATCATTATCAATGATTGGACCTGGTATGCGAAGCATCATATACGGCTATGTACAGGTGAAACGGTACACCGGATTGATACCCGTGGAAAATATATAGAGACTGAATCGGGACTAAAAGAAACATATGATGTTCTGATTCTGGCAACAGGGTCATCACCGTTTATCCCACCGATTCCGGGAATTGATAAAGAGCGAGTCATGTCCTTCCGAACCATTGATGATTGTACGCGCATGTCTGACTATTCCAAAGAATATCGGAAGGCCGCAGTCATTGGTGGCGGATTGCTGGGACTGGAGGCGGCACGGGGGTTGCTGCATCTGGGTATGGAAGCTGTGGTGGTCCATAATGCACCTTACATTATGAACCGACAGTTGGATCAGAAAGCGGCCTCAATGCTTCAACAGGAGCTTGAAGATCAGGGCATGTCCTTCCTGTTGGCCAAAAATACGCAGAAAATTACCGGACGATCGCAGGCCCAGGGACTGCTGTTCACAGATGGTTCCAAGCTTGAAGCTCAGGTTGTCATTGTCGCTGTAGGGATTCGGCCGAATGTGGATCTGGCCAGACGAAGCGGGATCGCCACCAATCGGGCAATTATGGTAGATGACTATATGCGCACCAGTGTACCGGATATTTACGCAGTTGGGGAATGTGCCGAACATCGGGGAATCAGTTATGGTCTGGTGGCCCCCTTATACGAGCAGGGGAAAGTACTCGCACGTACGCTCTGTGGACAGGAAACGCCTGAATACAAAGGATCAATTCCATACTCACAGCTGAAGGTATCGGGGGTTGATGTTTTCTCGGCCGGCGAGATCAGCGGGGAAGGCATGCAGACTGCAATTCAACATTTGGATGGCATTCAAGGCACATATAAAAAGGTGCTGATGCAGGCTGGCAAAGTGCGCGGAGCCATTTTATTTGGAGATATAGCCGAGGGAACGGCATTGCTTGGATTGGTGCAACGAGGTGCCGATGTGGCAGAATTGGCTCCGCGTGAAGGGTCCCCGGACCCGGCTGAGATGGCTGCTGCGGCATTACCGGCTCAAGAGACCGTATGTGCCTGCAACAATGTGACCAAGGCTACGATAATGAAGGCCATTCAGGAACAGGGTCTCGAAACGGCAGATCAGGTGAAGGAGCAGACCAAGGCGTCAGGTTCATGCGGTGGCTGTCGCCCGATGGTGGCTGCTCTGTTGAAACATACGCATAACCTGAAAAAAAGCGGGGGTACTGGAGTGGTAGCCACACCGGATAAACCTGCTCCAATGCCTGTATGCAGTTGTACGGAGCTGGGGCATGCAGAACTGAAGGAAATGCTGAATAACAGTGTTGGCCCCCGTAAAGTTCATGTGGATAGACACGATTATCAACCTGTAATATCTCTCAAGAGAGACCTACCTTTGATCCTGCAGAAGCTAGGTTGGGGTTCGGAGCTTGGCTGCACGGTATGTCGCCCAGTGATCCACTATTATTTGCAGGTATCCACTCGAACGATACATGATCAAGAGATTGAGAGTGCCCAAGAGATTCAGGTGCGCTGGGATAATCAGATCCCGCTTTCATCTTATGCGAGGGATGCGGGTGGCTTGGCAACACAGCTTCGTACGTATTGGATCGGCGCAGTGATGCCGTCACCCGTGAGTATAGGCGTCGCACCAGGGCCCGGGTCATTGGTGAGCGCACTGGTGCAGGATATTGGTTTGCTGGCTTCACCGGCTGGATGGGAGATTTACGCAGGCGGTCATGCTGAGCATCCGGTCAAGCAAGGTGGCTTGCTCGGGGTGGCTGAAACAGAGGTGCAGGCGGCGACACTCGCATCAGCGTGCCTCCAATGGTATCGCCAAACCGCCTGGTATGATGAGCCGTTATGGGCATGGACGGAGCGATTGGGATTCATGTCGATTCGAGAAACGCTGCTGGATGACCAGTTGCAGAGGGAACTTGCAGCTACACTTCATGCTGATATATAG
- a CDS encoding DUF4132 domain-containing protein, translating into MNKEDQVQVYMDELQVKAKSLTGVQLELANYVVEIAGSTYLRGDEKMFLNTEKLLGRLAAETQNPLFQPLLDVLQHLASESLVARFRYIAERATRFPYSNHYERRPFRTSDPEQHVEQVIRKLMGLFRMEMKNFSLSEYVSLREYKLDYLHEIRSVLPDCIAYELDHQGGDMKQALHDIIYGDNQTALLTHEMIKGIFMSDQADAYQMVGELLIAARLQEGLRQSIVERMDEGTLEAYIYILKIIIDNNLIRFSSVVRALAVWTGIGIEAANQRVAAQLIEQAYEALVQPEVREAWQQEVNANKLFISLWATAVIEENELKSKIFEIMDQGQLYQKIVAQYVLANSQNRELRLHIARRYLEAQDTELMHWIVTNYDAMYMYNWSFENGENQRSVYIWPLPALEDKTLRRQDFDQFKQMLTVIPKGGSGGPSGVLEYVHYRIDTDDVVKKMLYLAAYDMDPEWIGEVIAIKDRLSPELRGELLSQFVQHPDNEVQRQFVFESLSDKSISNRESALSKAKLLTLTVEEMKQMEALMKLKTGSLRQKVIHVLLLQPVDQLAVSLKRLLQAKSELQRLGALELLTEIAADPERADQQEQLQPLAQLIETPTAKEQKLLDKLTDQGSRYTAANGFGLFDPKRREPLLDEKRELNGHSPKDIFTLSLDQTRPFLQGLNELVHEHRDHEYEVEYYAGYKDTLLLGASLRSKVPYAERNEMKQLEQFPLHDVWENYIQQAGFSSVELMQLYMVIQLREFNGNLGDHYSYFREQYDYDEMQKVPLMEGWRKSFAEQIYPLDDIEKLQQLLDSLTYKDQVTSLISAAYLDSNPEDTFEIAEKTWASIISSMPAERLEKESGMLHILTGPWNYTVRSKIHDDDSFKRFFQTAYQFASLVENSQPLSLLSLEDFLRAYQLNLIDDQEIYRQVLVGGNRLLFIRDLTSTRTEGIASDPKLVQLRDAVVDRILEIELTRGELSTEVSTLAMKLDRIEGMEHWVHLVSAMDQDTFVRGYIYSYGDNTIRKETFSYLIQNCHPRDGEDEKRLGELLQKYPVNEKKLLEAAMYAPQWMEIVAKHLGWEGLRSAAWYFHAHINERFTAEKETIVAHYSPISPQDFNEGAFDIAWFEEAYAAVGEERFNLLYDCAKYISGGANHRRSQLFADAALGKLRLDDMRESVSDKRNKDHLLTYSLIPFAVNREQDLRERYDFIQKFLMQSKQFGAQRRASEGVVSQIALGNLARNAGYADVTRLMWDMEARKLDEMKSFFEPHALDADTTAQLVIDEEGQPEMVIVSKGKTLKSVPARFKKDGYIAELKELKSDLVDQYRRARQELERSMTAGTSFTHQEIASLMQNPVIHPLVRTLVFQSGDKTGRFDVSSSGLLAPGPEGTIQALTEQDQLLIAHPLHLYQSGSWSEFQRDLFTRQERQPFKQVFRELYLPNEDELANGTVSRRYAGYQIQPKKAVALLKGRQWTVSYEEGLQKVSYEHNLIANLYAMADWFSPADTEAPTLETVQFYDRKTYKPVALQDVPLTFFSEVMRDIDLVVSVAHVGGVDPEASLTTIEMRHVIVNESLRLLKIDNVRLDGNYARIDGELGEYAVHLGSGNVFKQATGALHIIPVHSQHRGRIFLPFLDEDPRTAEILSKVMLLAEDKKIKDPQILAQLQN; encoded by the coding sequence ATGAATAAGGAAGATCAAGTACAGGTATATATGGATGAATTGCAGGTAAAAGCAAAGTCGTTAACAGGGGTACAGCTTGAGCTGGCAAACTATGTTGTGGAGATCGCCGGGTCTACGTATTTGCGTGGAGACGAAAAGATGTTTTTGAATACAGAAAAGTTGCTTGGAAGGCTGGCTGCGGAAACGCAGAACCCATTATTCCAGCCACTATTGGATGTACTCCAGCATCTGGCGAGCGAGTCATTGGTTGCACGATTCCGTTATATCGCAGAACGTGCGACTCGTTTCCCATACAGTAACCACTATGAACGCCGGCCTTTTCGCACATCCGATCCGGAGCAGCATGTAGAACAGGTCATCCGTAAACTGATGGGATTATTCCGAATGGAAATGAAGAATTTCTCCCTGAGTGAATATGTGTCACTTCGTGAGTACAAGTTGGATTATCTGCATGAGATCCGTTCGGTACTGCCGGATTGCATCGCGTATGAACTTGATCATCAGGGCGGAGATATGAAGCAGGCACTGCACGATATTATATATGGTGACAATCAGACGGCGCTGTTAACCCATGAAATGATCAAAGGCATATTCATGAGCGATCAGGCAGATGCCTATCAGATGGTGGGTGAGCTGCTCATTGCAGCAAGGTTGCAGGAAGGGTTGCGCCAAAGCATTGTGGAGCGGATGGATGAAGGAACACTGGAAGCCTATATTTACATATTAAAAATCATCATCGACAACAACCTGATCCGTTTCAGTTCAGTGGTAAGAGCGCTCGCCGTATGGACAGGAATCGGCATAGAAGCAGCCAATCAGCGTGTTGCCGCACAGCTCATTGAACAGGCCTATGAGGCGCTTGTGCAACCAGAAGTACGCGAAGCCTGGCAGCAGGAAGTGAACGCCAACAAGCTCTTTATCAGCCTGTGGGCGACAGCGGTCATTGAAGAGAATGAACTGAAGAGCAAGATATTCGAAATTATGGATCAAGGCCAATTATATCAGAAGATTGTTGCCCAATATGTACTTGCTAACAGCCAGAACAGAGAGCTTCGTTTGCACATTGCACGTCGTTATCTGGAGGCGCAGGATACCGAGTTGATGCACTGGATTGTAACCAACTATGATGCCATGTATATGTACAACTGGAGTTTCGAAAATGGAGAAAATCAGCGTAGCGTCTACATATGGCCATTACCTGCGCTTGAAGATAAGACATTGAGACGTCAGGACTTTGATCAATTCAAACAGATGCTGACTGTCATTCCAAAAGGCGGTTCAGGTGGACCATCGGGTGTACTTGAGTATGTTCACTACCGGATTGATACGGATGATGTAGTGAAGAAAATGTTATATCTGGCCGCCTATGATATGGACCCGGAATGGATCGGGGAAGTCATCGCAATCAAGGACCGTTTGAGCCCGGAACTGCGCGGAGAACTGTTGTCCCAGTTTGTTCAGCATCCCGATAATGAGGTGCAAAGACAGTTTGTGTTTGAGAGTTTGTCTGATAAAAGCATCAGTAATCGGGAAAGTGCGCTCTCCAAAGCGAAGCTACTCACGTTGACGGTTGAAGAGATGAAACAGATGGAGGCGTTGATGAAGCTCAAGACAGGCTCACTTCGCCAGAAGGTCATCCATGTATTGTTACTACAACCCGTGGACCAATTGGCGGTTTCACTGAAGCGACTTTTGCAGGCGAAGAGTGAGTTGCAGCGTCTGGGTGCGCTCGAATTGTTGACGGAGATTGCGGCAGATCCGGAGCGGGCAGATCAGCAGGAGCAATTGCAGCCATTGGCACAGCTGATTGAGACGCCAACCGCGAAGGAACAGAAGTTGCTCGACAAGCTGACGGATCAGGGGAGTCGTTATACGGCCGCTAATGGGTTTGGTTTATTCGATCCGAAGCGACGTGAGCCATTGCTGGATGAGAAGCGTGAGCTCAACGGCCACAGTCCGAAGGATATCTTTACGCTCTCTCTGGATCAAACCAGACCATTCCTGCAGGGGCTCAATGAATTGGTGCATGAACACAGGGATCATGAGTATGAAGTGGAGTACTATGCTGGCTACAAAGACACGTTGTTACTTGGAGCGAGTCTTCGCTCAAAGGTTCCGTATGCAGAGCGCAATGAAATGAAGCAGTTGGAGCAATTTCCACTTCATGACGTATGGGAGAACTATATTCAACAAGCAGGGTTTAGCAGTGTGGAACTGATGCAGCTATACATGGTTATACAGCTCCGGGAGTTCAATGGCAATTTGGGTGATCATTACAGTTATTTCCGTGAACAGTATGACTATGATGAAATGCAGAAGGTTCCGTTAATGGAAGGCTGGCGTAAGTCGTTTGCCGAACAGATATATCCTCTGGATGATATCGAAAAGCTACAGCAGCTGCTGGATTCGTTAACGTATAAGGATCAGGTGACTTCTCTAATCTCAGCGGCATATCTGGATAGCAATCCGGAGGATACATTTGAGATCGCAGAGAAAACGTGGGCGTCCATTATCTCGAGTATGCCTGCCGAGCGACTGGAGAAGGAATCGGGTATGCTGCACATTCTAACGGGACCATGGAATTATACGGTTCGGAGCAAAATCCATGACGATGACAGCTTCAAACGGTTCTTCCAGACGGCTTACCAGTTCGCCAGTCTTGTAGAAAATAGTCAACCGTTGTCCTTACTGTCACTTGAAGATTTCCTGCGCGCGTACCAGCTGAACCTGATTGATGATCAGGAGATATATCGACAGGTACTGGTCGGTGGCAATCGTCTGTTATTTATTCGTGACTTAACATCCACTCGTACAGAAGGGATCGCGAGTGATCCGAAGCTGGTTCAATTACGAGATGCGGTGGTCGATCGCATTCTGGAGATTGAGCTGACCCGGGGAGAGCTCTCTACAGAGGTAAGCACGCTTGCCATGAAACTGGATCGAATTGAAGGCATGGAACACTGGGTACATCTGGTCTCGGCGATGGATCAGGATACATTTGTCCGTGGATATATCTACAGCTATGGAGACAACACAATACGCAAAGAGACGTTCAGCTATCTGATTCAGAATTGTCATCCACGGGATGGAGAAGATGAGAAGCGGCTTGGAGAATTGCTCCAGAAGTATCCGGTGAATGAGAAGAAATTGCTGGAAGCAGCCATGTATGCACCACAGTGGATGGAGATTGTTGCGAAACATCTAGGATGGGAAGGTCTTCGCAGTGCAGCCTGGTACTTCCATGCCCATATCAATGAACGCTTTACTGCGGAAAAAGAGACCATCGTGGCCCACTATTCGCCAATATCACCACAGGACTTCAATGAAGGTGCATTTGATATCGCGTGGTTCGAAGAGGCCTATGCGGCTGTCGGGGAGGAACGGTTCAATCTGTTATACGATTGCGCCAAGTACATTTCCGGGGGAGCCAATCACCGCAGATCTCAATTGTTCGCGGATGCTGCACTTGGCAAGCTTCGTCTGGACGACATGCGTGAGTCTGTGTCAGACAAGCGAAACAAAGATCATTTGTTAACCTACAGTTTGATTCCATTCGCCGTAAATCGGGAACAGGATCTGCGTGAGCGATACGACTTCATTCAGAAGTTCCTGATGCAGAGCAAGCAATTCGGTGCACAGCGCCGTGCCAGTGAAGGTGTGGTATCGCAGATTGCACTGGGCAACCTTGCCCGTAATGCAGGCTATGCCGATGTTACGCGGCTGATGTGGGACATGGAAGCACGTAAGCTGGATGAGATGAAATCCTTCTTTGAACCTCATGCATTGGATGCGGACACTACAGCGCAATTGGTCATTGATGAGGAAGGCCAACCCGAGATGGTTATCGTCAGCAAAGGGAAGACACTCAAATCTGTACCTGCCCGGTTCAAAAAAGACGGATATATCGCTGAACTGAAAGAGCTGAAATCGGATCTGGTGGATCAGTATCGCCGGGCACGACAGGAACTGGAACGTTCGATGACTGCCGGAACATCCTTTACACATCAGGAAATTGCCAGTCTAATGCAAAATCCGGTTATCCATCCGCTGGTAAGAACACTTGTATTCCAGTCAGGTGACAAGACGGGAAGATTCGATGTATCGTCTAGCGGTTTGCTTGCTCCAGGACCAGAGGGCACGATCCAGGCATTAACAGAGCAGGATCAACTGCTGATTGCTCATCCGCTTCATCTGTATCAGAGCGGAAGCTGGAGTGAATTCCAGCGAGATCTGTTCACCCGTCAGGAGCGTCAGCCATTCAAGCAGGTATTCCGTGAGCTGTATCTTCCTAACGAGGACGAATTGGCTAATGGTACGGTGTCCCGCCGATATGCAGGGTACCAGATTCAACCGAAAAAAGCAGTAGCTCTGCTTAAAGGACGCCAATGGACTGTCAGTTATGAAGAAGGTCTGCAGAAGGTAAGCTACGAGCACAATCTGATCGCGAATCTCTATGCGATGGCGGATTGGTTCTCACCGGCAGATACCGAGGCACCAACACTGGAGACGGTGCAATTCTACGATCGCAAGACCTACAAGCCTGTAGCGCTGCAAGATGTGCCGCTGACGTTCTTCTCGGAAGTCATGCGTGATATCGATCTGGTGGTCAGCGTTGCACATGTGGGAGGCGTAGATCCGGAAGCCAGCCTGACAACAATCGAGATGCGCCACGTCATTGTGAACGAGTCGTTGCGTCTGCTGAAGATCGACAATGTACGTCTGGACGGGAACTACGCACGGATTGATGGTGAATTAGGTGAGTATGCTGTTCATCTGGGCAGTGGTAATGTGTTCAAACAGGCCACAGGTGCACTTCATATCATACCGGTACACAGTCAGCATCGGGGCCGAATCTTCCTGCCATTCCTCGATGAAGATCCGAGAACAGCTGAGATTCTGTCCAAGGTGATGTTGCTCGCCGAAGATAAGAAGATTAAGGACCCGCAGATTCTTGCACAATTACAGAACTAG
- a CDS encoding molybdopterin oxidoreductase family protein, with protein sequence MGLSVSSEPTASKLYVKETQCPYCSVQCKMTVEELAAPVAGQRRGEYTVQGVPNEASQGRLCVKGMNAHQHALSGQRLMHPLIRRNGELEPCSWGEAIQNIAERFRQLKDSYGADTVGVYGGGSLTNETAYLLGKFARVALGTKYIDYNGRFCMSAAASAGSKVFGMDRGLTFRLSDIPKAGCIVLAGTNIAECQPTLLPYFNQAKENGAFIIVIDPRKTATATIADLHLQVKPGMDALLADTMLKAIMDAGLVDPHFIGERTHGYEQLMQELADLQLEQAAQACGVDLALIRQAAIAYGEAETGMIMTARGVEQQTDGHMAVRHFLNLVLATGKIGREGCGYGAITGQGNGQGGREHGQKADQLPGYRSIENEADRAYVASVWGVDPASLPGKGVSAYEMMEKVHDQEIRALLVMGSNPVVSNPNVRLVEEGLRKLDFLIVADMFLSETARMADLVLPVTSYMENEGTLTNLEGRVLLREQGRPAPGETLDDWDILCRIAAKVGKAAYFQYDTAEDIFNELRVASRGGVADYYGITYERLRTEKGVYWPCSAPEDQGEGLLFGERFAHPDGKAAFTFESSTGWNDVTPEFPLILTNGRVLPHYLTGVQTHRSPALAARELENFVELHPATAARHRIHDGEWVEIQSVYGSFTVRSRIKDSIREDTLFVPMHWGGVQNVNRATRPELDPFCRMPGFKTAAVTIRPLRLAR encoded by the coding sequence ATGGGATTATCCGTGAGTTCAGAACCAACAGCCTCTAAGCTCTATGTAAAGGAAACCCAGTGTCCGTATTGCAGTGTGCAATGCAAGATGACGGTTGAAGAACTGGCCGCACCTGTTGCAGGCCAGCGTCGTGGTGAGTATACGGTTCAGGGCGTTCCGAATGAAGCCTCGCAGGGCAGGCTCTGTGTTAAAGGCATGAATGCTCATCAGCATGCACTCAGTGGACAACGATTAATGCATCCACTAATTCGTCGTAATGGCGAGCTTGAACCCTGTTCATGGGGCGAAGCCATTCAGAATATCGCTGAGCGGTTTCGACAATTGAAAGATTCATACGGAGCAGATACGGTCGGAGTATACGGAGGTGGATCTTTGACCAATGAGACAGCCTACCTGCTTGGCAAATTTGCCAGGGTTGCATTGGGGACAAAGTATATCGACTATAATGGACGGTTCTGCATGTCAGCTGCGGCTTCAGCTGGCAGTAAAGTGTTTGGGATGGACCGTGGATTGACGTTCCGCCTATCCGATATTCCCAAGGCGGGCTGCATTGTACTCGCAGGAACCAATATTGCTGAATGCCAACCTACCCTGTTACCCTACTTCAATCAGGCCAAGGAGAATGGGGCATTCATTATCGTTATTGATCCCCGCAAGACGGCAACCGCAACCATTGCCGATCTCCACTTGCAGGTGAAGCCCGGCATGGATGCTCTGCTGGCGGATACCATGTTGAAGGCGATTATGGATGCCGGATTGGTGGACCCTCATTTTATAGGTGAACGAACGCATGGGTACGAACAATTGATGCAAGAGTTAGCTGATCTGCAGCTCGAACAGGCGGCACAAGCATGTGGGGTGGATCTGGCCCTGATTCGTCAGGCGGCGATAGCCTATGGTGAGGCAGAGACAGGTATGATCATGACAGCGCGTGGTGTGGAGCAGCAGACAGATGGGCATATGGCCGTCAGGCATTTTCTGAACCTTGTGCTGGCGACTGGCAAAATTGGCAGAGAAGGCTGCGGATATGGTGCCATCACAGGACAAGGGAATGGGCAAGGTGGACGGGAGCATGGGCAAAAGGCTGACCAGCTGCCGGGCTATCGCTCCATTGAAAATGAAGCTGATCGTGCCTATGTGGCATCCGTTTGGGGCGTGGACCCTGCAAGTTTACCGGGTAAAGGGGTCTCGGCCTATGAGATGATGGAGAAGGTTCATGATCAGGAGATTCGGGCGTTGCTCGTAATGGGCTCCAACCCGGTCGTATCCAATCCCAATGTGCGTTTGGTGGAAGAAGGTCTGCGCAAGCTGGACTTTCTGATCGTGGCAGATATGTTTCTGTCTGAGACAGCGCGCATGGCTGATCTGGTTCTGCCAGTTACATCTTATATGGAGAATGAAGGCACACTCACCAATCTGGAGGGGCGTGTTCTACTCCGTGAACAGGGGCGACCTGCGCCGGGAGAGACGCTCGATGATTGGGATATATTATGCCGAATTGCTGCAAAAGTGGGCAAAGCCGCTTACTTTCAATATGACACTGCTGAGGATATCTTTAATGAGCTTCGGGTGGCGAGTCGTGGCGGAGTCGCTGATTACTATGGTATTACCTATGAGCGTTTGCGTACCGAGAAAGGGGTATACTGGCCGTGTTCTGCCCCGGAGGATCAGGGAGAAGGTTTGCTGTTCGGTGAACGATTCGCTCACCCGGATGGTAAAGCGGCATTCACATTCGAATCAAGCACAGGCTGGAATGATGTAACTCCGGAATTCCCCTTGATTCTGACTAATGGCCGTGTGCTTCCTCATTATCTTACAGGGGTGCAGACACATCGTAGTCCGGCACTGGCAGCCCGTGAATTGGAGAACTTCGTTGAACTTCATCCGGCTACCGCTGCCCGTCATCGCATTCACGATGGAGAATGGGTCGAGATTCAATCGGTGTACGGAAGCTTCACGGTACGTTCGCGCATCAAAGACTCCATTCGGGAGGATACTTTGTTCGTACCGATGCACTGGGGTGGCGTTCAAAATGTGAACCGGGCAACTCGACCGGAGCTGGACCCGTTCTGCCGAATGCCTGGGTTCAAGACAGCGGCCGTAACCATTCGACCGTTGCGATTGGCGAGATGA
- a CDS encoding nitrate/nitrite transporter, whose amino-acid sequence MESKSFWKSGHKPTLFGAFMYFDISFMIWGMLGPLAVVIALDYPMTPLEKANLVALPILGGSILRLVLGFMSDYIGPKLTAQIGMLVTLVPLLLGWLWVDSLSQLYVVALLLGVAGASFAAALPLAGQWYGKEHQGLAMGIAGAGNSGTVLATLFANRLATHFGSWEVVFGLAIIPIVIVFILFSIFAKNSPNRPEPKKLSQYGSLLKQKDAWVFCAFYCVTFGGFVGLCNYLTIFFNTQYGLSPVRAADITTFCVIAGSFFRPVGGYLADKIGGTRMLTFLYTGACIMLIGVSFMPPLPVVVVMLFLGMMCLGAGNGSVFQLVPQRFGNEIGLMTGIVGAAGGLGGYALPLILGQLYSSYQSYTPGFVILSLIAAASLILVLFMQSRWRVSWLSRGNKGMADSTSLSS is encoded by the coding sequence ATGGAGAGCAAAAGTTTTTGGAAAAGCGGGCATAAGCCCACCCTCTTCGGGGCGTTTATGTATTTTGACATCAGTTTTATGATATGGGGGATGCTTGGTCCACTCGCAGTTGTCATTGCATTGGATTATCCGATGACACCGCTGGAAAAGGCCAATCTGGTCGCATTGCCTATTCTCGGCGGCTCCATCCTGCGCCTTGTGCTTGGCTTCATGTCTGATTATATTGGTCCGAAACTGACCGCACAGATCGGGATGCTCGTCACTCTTGTTCCTTTATTACTCGGCTGGCTATGGGTCGACTCTTTAAGCCAACTGTACGTGGTGGCACTCTTGCTGGGTGTCGCAGGCGCCTCCTTTGCTGCTGCGCTACCTCTCGCAGGCCAATGGTATGGCAAAGAGCATCAGGGTCTGGCCATGGGTATTGCCGGGGCAGGTAACAGCGGAACCGTACTCGCAACGTTGTTTGCCAATCGCTTGGCTACGCATTTTGGCAGCTGGGAAGTTGTATTCGGACTTGCTATTATACCGATCGTTATCGTATTCATTCTCTTTTCTATCTTTGCCAAGAATAGCCCTAACCGGCCTGAACCCAAGAAATTGTCGCAATACGGAAGTCTGCTTAAACAAAAAGATGCTTGGGTATTCTGTGCCTTCTATTGTGTAACCTTTGGTGGTTTCGTTGGATTATGTAACTATCTCACCATCTTCTTCAACACCCAGTATGGACTCTCTCCTGTTCGTGCCGCAGACATTACCACCTTCTGTGTAATCGCAGGTAGTTTCTTCCGGCCTGTTGGGGGATACCTGGCGGACAAAATTGGTGGAACCCGTATGCTGACCTTCCTGTACACAGGAGCCTGTATCATGTTGATCGGTGTATCCTTCATGCCACCACTTCCTGTTGTGGTAGTCATGTTATTCCTCGGCATGATGTGTCTGGGCGCCGGAAATGGCTCGGTGTTCCAACTGGTTCCCCAACGCTTCGGTAACGAGATTGGTCTGATGACAGGTATTGTAGGTGCCGCAGGCGGATTGGGCGGATATGCACTGCCACTGATTCTCGGTCAACTGTATAGCAGCTATCAATCCTATACGCCAGGCTTTGTCATTCTTAGCCTGATTGCAGCAGCTTCCCTAATCCTCGTTCTCTTCATGCAATCCCGCTGGCGTGTAAGCTGGCTGAGCCGAGGCAACAAAGGCATGGCCGACTCGACATCCCTCTCTTCCTGA